From Mucilaginibacter rubeus, a single genomic window includes:
- a CDS encoding beta-N-acetylhexosaminidase family protein, with amino-acid sequence MKRVYTCLIALALGSNIVDAQVSSQQINATGLTQPVTLPAIFPAPVSVNLGKGLISLTKTIVLIEAKGADQESVMLVRRILRSSGVETIKTAQQLPANLDGLYIVIGNGDAPILRSALARCAAQPDTQAEGYTIASMLGGSGALITLAGKDADGLFHAAQTFRQLIHHSAVPALVIQDHPAMPIRGTIEGFYGAPWSMEARKKHLDFLATVKANTYVYSPKDDPYARDRWREAYPKAVLAELSKLVSVARANHINFVYAISPGPSLCFSDPEDLQAIERKFDALRSIGVHNFYVALDDIEYTKWNCEIDKTNLGTPSAEAAGIAQSKFLNLVQASLNAHDPEARPLIMVPTEYYDAKESLYKAALRKNLYPKIVVQWTGTDVVPPAIAISDAKAATKAFGRKTLLWDNYPVNDYAQTTGRLLLAPYTRREAGLSGELTGILSNPMNQEAPSRVAVTGVAAFGWNDKAYDAERTWTYAARVLAGGDEQATAALLTFFDTQHMAPTFGSQPWQQQAPRLKMVLDDVRDAIALGNNEARHRAITALAQKATELAAAPDLIRSGTIDTAFAREARPWLDAMQLWGRALQLTAAGLDAANRGSSVADRYFDNAKQLAAQAAAIRTLPGVTRTEGPIKIADGVLDTFVNDAPTLIAFGSKNAPDASTGN; translated from the coding sequence ATGAAAAGAGTATATACTTGTTTAATTGCCCTGGCGCTTGGCAGCAACATTGTTGACGCGCAGGTCTCCAGCCAACAAATTAACGCCACCGGGCTTACGCAACCTGTAACGCTGCCGGCAATATTTCCCGCTCCTGTATCTGTGAATCTTGGGAAAGGCCTAATTTCTTTAACTAAAACAATAGTTTTGATTGAAGCTAAGGGTGCCGATCAGGAAAGTGTGATGCTGGTCCGCCGCATTCTTAGATCTTCGGGAGTTGAAACCATTAAAACCGCGCAGCAGTTACCAGCTAACTTAGATGGTCTCTACATTGTTATAGGTAATGGTGATGCTCCGATTTTACGCTCGGCACTCGCGCGATGTGCGGCACAACCCGATACTCAAGCCGAAGGTTACACTATTGCAAGCATGTTGGGTGGCTCTGGCGCGCTTATCACACTTGCCGGTAAGGACGCTGATGGTTTATTTCATGCCGCGCAAACTTTCCGTCAACTAATTCACCATTCGGCAGTACCTGCTCTTGTCATTCAGGACCACCCTGCAATGCCGATTAGGGGAACTATAGAAGGTTTTTATGGTGCTCCATGGTCAATGGAAGCGCGGAAAAAACATCTCGATTTCCTGGCCACTGTTAAGGCCAATACCTACGTTTACAGCCCTAAAGATGATCCCTATGCCCGTGATCGCTGGCGGGAAGCATATCCTAAAGCAGTTTTAGCCGAGCTTAGTAAACTGGTTTCGGTTGCCCGGGCTAACCATATCAATTTTGTGTACGCGATCTCTCCTGGGCCCTCTCTGTGTTTTTCAGATCCTGAGGATCTCCAGGCCATTGAACGTAAATTTGACGCCCTGCGTTCAATAGGTGTACATAATTTTTATGTAGCGCTCGATGATATTGAGTACACCAAATGGAATTGCGAAATCGACAAAACAAATTTGGGTACCCCCAGCGCGGAAGCGGCGGGGATAGCCCAATCCAAGTTTTTAAATCTTGTACAAGCCAGTCTTAATGCTCATGACCCGGAAGCTCGTCCGCTTATTATGGTGCCGACTGAATATTATGATGCCAAAGAAAGTCTATACAAAGCCGCGCTAAGGAAAAATCTTTATCCCAAAATAGTTGTGCAGTGGACCGGCACCGATGTAGTGCCGCCTGCTATTGCAATTTCTGATGCAAAGGCCGCTACTAAGGCATTCGGCCGTAAAACATTGTTGTGGGATAACTATCCTGTAAATGACTATGCCCAAACCACAGGTCGTCTGTTACTTGCTCCTTACACGCGACGGGAAGCCGGATTATCCGGAGAACTTACCGGAATCCTTTCCAATCCAATGAACCAGGAAGCCCCAAGCCGGGTTGCCGTGACTGGGGTGGCCGCTTTTGGCTGGAATGATAAGGCTTATGATGCCGAACGTACCTGGACTTACGCGGCACGTGTGCTTGCCGGTGGTGACGAGCAGGCGACAGCAGCATTGTTGACTTTTTTTGATACCCAACATATGGCTCCAACTTTCGGTAGTCAGCCATGGCAGCAACAGGCTCCCCGTTTAAAAATGGTGCTTGATGACGTACGCGATGCAATTGCTTTGGGTAATAATGAGGCCCGGCACCGTGCAATTACAGCGCTGGCCCAAAAAGCGACGGAGTTAGCCGCGGCTCCTGATCTTATCCGGTCGGGAACTATAGATACCGCGTTTGCCCGGGAGGCACGCCCATGGCTTGATGCCATGCAACTATGGGGTAGGGCACTTCAGTTAACAGCGGCAGGTCTTGACGCTGCCAATAGAGGAAGTTCAGTGGCAGACCGTTATTTTGATAATGCTAAACAACTGGCTGCTCAAGCGGCTGCCATCCGTACGTTGCCGGGTGTTACCAGAACTGAAGGACCGATCAAGATAGCTGATGGAGTGCTGGACACTTTTGTGAATGACGCGCCAACTCTGATCGCGTTTGGCTCTAAGAACGCCCCTGACGCATCCACAGGAAATTAA
- a CDS encoding FAD:protein FMN transferase gives MHKEQLVKQERQLMGNRFQLSVVTDDTIWANNCISAGIEEIRRIERLLTTFSDDSETARVNEAAGIAPVQVSRETFELIHRSIRISSITQGAFDITYGSIDKRLWNFDQGLTSLPDRQTAAQMVRLINYRNIVLDETNSTVFLKEKGMRMGFGGIGKGYAADRAKAVMQQMGVQSGVVNASGDLSAWGTQANGRPWTVGIANPDWSSEVFSYLEMSNLAVATSGNYEKFAIIDGKRYSHTINPRTGLPVTGIKSVTIITAHAELADAMATPVMVMGISAGLNLINQLQDMEAIIIDDYNCIYTSHNIHLN, from the coding sequence ATGCATAAAGAGCAACTGGTAAAGCAGGAGCGCCAGCTCATGGGCAATCGTTTTCAACTGAGCGTAGTTACAGACGACACAATATGGGCAAATAACTGTATTTCCGCAGGCATCGAAGAAATCCGGAGGATTGAAAGGCTACTCACTACTTTCAGTGATGACAGCGAAACTGCACGCGTTAACGAAGCAGCCGGTATAGCTCCTGTTCAAGTTAGTCGTGAAACGTTTGAGCTGATCCACCGTTCAATCCGTATCTCTTCCATAACCCAGGGGGCATTTGACATTACCTATGGTTCGATAGATAAACGTCTTTGGAATTTTGACCAGGGGCTAACCTCATTACCTGACAGGCAAACGGCAGCGCAAATGGTCAGGCTTATCAATTATCGGAATATTGTGCTTGATGAAACCAACAGTACGGTTTTCCTGAAAGAAAAAGGTATGCGCATGGGCTTCGGCGGTATCGGGAAAGGCTACGCGGCCGACCGCGCTAAAGCCGTCATGCAGCAAATGGGCGTTCAAAGTGGGGTAGTAAATGCCTCCGGCGATCTGAGTGCCTGGGGTACTCAGGCTAATGGCCGTCCATGGACAGTAGGCATAGCCAACCCCGACTGGTCAAGCGAAGTTTTTTCTTATTTGGAAATGAGCAACCTGGCAGTTGCCACTTCTGGTAACTACGAAAAGTTTGCAATTATTGATGGTAAACGGTATTCCCATACTATTAATCCCCGTACAGGTCTGCCGGTAACGGGCATTAAAAGCGTAACCATTATTACTGCTCACGCCGAGCTTGCTGATGCCATGGCTACGCCGGTTATGGTAATGGGTATTAGCGCCGGCCTTAACCTGATCAATCAGCTGCAGGATATGGAGGCAATCATTATAGACGATTACAACTGCATTTACACTTCCCATAATATTCATTTGAATTAA
- a CDS encoding glycoside hydrolase family 35 protein — MKKILLFVLVILTSGIAEAQQKHVFSLGKSEFLLDGKPFQIISGEMHPARIPKMYWRHRIQMAKAMGCNTIAAYIFWNYHEQEKGVFDFKTENRNIAEFINLCKEEGMWVLLRPGPYVCAEWDFGGLPPYLLSIPDIKLRCMDPRYMAEVTRFVGVLSEQVKGLQCTNGGPILMVQVENEYGSYANDREYVNALKELWVKNGINVPFYTADGPTAFMLEAGGVDGAAIGLDSGSSDADFEQATKQNPNVPSFSSESYPGWLTHWKEKWQKPGNDGILKDVTYLLEHKKSFNLYVVHGGTNFGFNAGANAFTPTQFQPDVTSYDYDAPVNERGEPTSKYYALRNLIAKYVKYKIPNVPKPTPVTEVAAFNMEPVNTIWNELPTVVKSAQPVPMEALGQYYGFILYRTKLVGRKSGTLTITEPHDYALVLLNGKLVDTVYRDGGKWTVKLPPSDVKDPQLDILVENMGHINFAQYMVDRKGITDRVTLEGMTLTNWEIYKLPMNDQFIASLKSTENKDFHDGTFFKGKFDLKTVADTYLDLSNFKKGVIWVNGHNLGRYWNVGPQFHLYCPANWLNIGENNVTIFDLHEVAAKTIKGVKTLE; from the coding sequence ATGAAAAAGATACTCCTGTTTGTTCTTGTTATTTTAACATCGGGTATTGCTGAAGCTCAGCAAAAACATGTTTTTTCGTTAGGCAAAAGCGAATTTTTGCTTGATGGTAAACCCTTTCAAATCATTAGTGGCGAAATGCATCCGGCCAGGATACCTAAAATGTACTGGCGTCACCGTATTCAAATGGCCAAAGCTATGGGCTGTAATACCATAGCCGCCTACATTTTCTGGAACTATCATGAACAGGAAAAAGGTGTGTTCGACTTTAAAACGGAGAACAGAAACATAGCTGAATTTATAAACCTATGTAAGGAAGAAGGTATGTGGGTATTGCTTCGTCCAGGTCCTTACGTTTGTGCCGAATGGGATTTTGGCGGCCTTCCTCCATACCTGCTATCCATTCCTGATATCAAACTAAGATGTATGGATCCCCGGTATATGGCCGAAGTTACACGGTTTGTGGGCGTGTTGTCTGAGCAGGTAAAGGGTTTACAATGCACTAATGGCGGCCCTATATTAATGGTTCAGGTAGAGAACGAGTATGGCAGCTATGCCAATGACAGGGAGTATGTAAACGCGCTAAAAGAACTTTGGGTTAAAAACGGCATTAACGTGCCATTTTATACAGCCGATGGGCCAACCGCGTTTATGCTGGAAGCTGGCGGCGTTGATGGCGCGGCAATAGGTTTAGACAGCGGCTCAAGCGATGCCGATTTTGAGCAGGCTACCAAACAAAACCCCAACGTACCTTCGTTCAGTAGTGAAAGTTATCCGGGGTGGTTGACCCATTGGAAAGAGAAATGGCAAAAGCCAGGTAATGATGGCATTTTGAAAGATGTTACTTACCTGCTTGAGCATAAGAAATCTTTTAACTTATATGTTGTACACGGCGGTACCAATTTTGGCTTCAATGCGGGGGCTAACGCATTCACGCCAACGCAGTTTCAGCCTGATGTTACCAGCTATGATTATGACGCCCCGGTTAACGAGCGCGGCGAACCTACTTCAAAATACTATGCTTTGCGTAACCTCATTGCCAAATATGTAAAATACAAAATACCCAATGTGCCAAAGCCAACTCCTGTGACTGAAGTTGCAGCTTTTAACATGGAACCGGTAAATACAATCTGGAACGAATTACCAACGGTAGTAAAGTCAGCTCAGCCGGTGCCTATGGAGGCACTTGGTCAATACTACGGTTTTATTTTATATCGAACCAAGTTGGTAGGCCGCAAAAGCGGAACGCTTACCATTACCGAACCACATGATTATGCCCTTGTATTACTGAATGGCAAGCTTGTGGACACGGTTTATCGCGATGGTGGTAAATGGACCGTTAAGTTGCCGCCCTCAGATGTAAAAGATCCGCAACTTGATATCCTGGTGGAAAATATGGGCCATATCAATTTTGCACAATACATGGTTGATAGAAAGGGGATCACCGACAGGGTAACATTAGAAGGTATGACACTCACAAACTGGGAGATTTATAAACTCCCGATGAATGATCAGTTTATCGCCTCGCTTAAATCAACTGAAAATAAAGATTTTCATGATGGTACATTTTTTAAAGGGAAATTTGATCTGAAAACTGTAGCCGATACCTATCTCGATTTGAGTAATTTCAAAAAAGGTGTGATCTGGGTTAACGGACATAATCTTGGAAGGTATTGGAATGTGGGTCCGCAGTTTCATTTGTATTGCCCTGCAAACTGGTTAAACATAGGCGAGAATAATGTTACGATATTTGATTTGCACGAAGTAGCTGCAAAAACCATCAAAGGTGTTAAAACCCTTGAGTAA
- a CDS encoding RagB/SusD family nutrient uptake outer membrane protein, with product MKKIQHIILMLAVVAVGFSACKKDLLDKQPLDASSGATYWKTETNAVQAVNSIYLYLGDFTNRIFLSCATDDSYSWSNWPSDIQYAGNGTGTASNGVFSSYWSNFYKMIGAANNVLDNINKVTGMSDEMHKRLVGESRFLRAYAYQQLIGMYGDVPLITHVQAISEFNVSRTPKANVSNFIVAELDTVANYLPLSYGTADQGRITRGAALALKARVLLYNAQYTEAAAAAKAVMDLNQYSIDGDYLSLFNGTNKTSPEIILAGQYIANTYANGTATWVGGPTVGGWSQVVPLQKLVDDYECTDGNTIDNSPLYNAAKPFDNRDPRLKLTVVVPGTVVNGNTIDITNPNSIDALGKNNASFTGYYYKKYIPTVISGNYDSNSSNDIVLIRYAEVLLNYAEAKIEAGTIDQSVYDAINKVRQRPGVNMPALTAAKAATQAQLRAAVRRERHVEFPMEDNRLFDIRRWKIAETVMPGNAYGILNYFNSSRADYGQHILVEKRQFNVNRDYLWPIPQNEVDLNKQLVQNPGW from the coding sequence ATGAAAAAGATTCAACATATCATATTAATGCTGGCTGTTGTGGCAGTGGGTTTTTCGGCTTGTAAAAAAGACCTGCTTGACAAACAGCCATTAGATGCCTCATCAGGAGCAACCTACTGGAAAACCGAAACCAACGCCGTACAGGCAGTAAATAGCATTTATCTTTATTTGGGTGATTTTACCAACAGGATATTTTTGTCATGTGCCACCGACGATAGCTATTCATGGAGCAACTGGCCTTCAGATATACAATATGCAGGTAACGGAACCGGTACCGCGAGCAATGGTGTATTCAGCAGTTACTGGTCAAACTTTTATAAAATGATAGGAGCGGCCAATAATGTACTGGATAACATCAACAAAGTAACAGGCATGAGTGATGAAATGCACAAAAGGCTTGTTGGCGAATCGCGCTTTTTAAGGGCGTACGCTTATCAGCAATTGATAGGCATGTATGGCGATGTGCCTTTAATTACTCATGTACAGGCCATCAGCGAATTTAACGTTAGCAGAACGCCGAAAGCCAATGTGTCTAACTTTATAGTGGCCGAATTGGATACCGTTGCCAATTACCTGCCGCTTAGTTACGGCACTGCAGATCAGGGCAGGATAACCCGTGGCGCTGCTTTAGCTTTAAAAGCAAGGGTATTGCTTTATAACGCGCAATACACAGAGGCTGCTGCTGCTGCAAAAGCGGTAATGGATCTGAACCAGTACAGTATAGATGGCGATTACCTGAGCTTGTTTAACGGTACCAATAAAACCAGTCCGGAAATTATCCTTGCCGGGCAATATATTGCCAATACCTATGCCAACGGAACGGCTACCTGGGTTGGCGGACCTACAGTTGGCGGCTGGTCGCAGGTAGTGCCGCTGCAGAAGCTGGTTGATGATTATGAATGTACTGATGGTAATACCATTGATAATTCGCCATTATATAACGCCGCAAAACCATTTGACAACCGCGATCCAAGGCTTAAACTGACGGTTGTTGTGCCTGGTACTGTTGTGAATGGCAATACTATTGATATTACCAACCCAAATTCTATCGATGCATTGGGTAAAAACAATGCTTCCTTTACCGGTTACTATTATAAAAAATACATACCAACGGTAATTTCAGGAAATTATGATTCAAACTCATCAAATGATATTGTATTGATCCGCTATGCGGAAGTATTGTTGAACTACGCTGAAGCCAAAATAGAGGCTGGCACAATAGATCAGTCTGTTTACGATGCTATTAATAAAGTAAGGCAAAGGCCAGGTGTTAACATGCCTGCGTTAACAGCTGCCAAAGCTGCAACACAGGCACAACTCAGGGCCGCTGTAAGGCGCGAAAGACATGTTGAATTCCCGATGGAAGACAACCGTTTGTTTGATATTCGCAGGTGGAAAATAGCGGAAACTGTAATGCCTGGTAATGCTTACGGTATCCTTAACTATTTTAATTCATCAAGGGCAGATTACGGGCAGCATATTCTTGTTGAAAAAAGGCAATTTAATGTTAATCGCGATTACCTGTGGCCAATCCCTCAAAATGAGGTTGACCTGAACAAACAACTGGTTCAAAATCCGGGCTGGTAA